The sequence ACTTTGACTACTGGTATTACTAAAAAGCAACATTGGACATTGCTCTGTTAAGAACTATTGTACGCTGTACATTCCAACCTGCTCTATAAATCACTACTACACTGAAAATTTGATTGAACTCGTCACACTTTATTTTAGCTCAAAGAACATAAGAAGATTTATGCAGCTTAATAATTGAGCTCTTGAAGGGCTAACAATAATTGCTAAACCATAATTCCACAAATTACTGGTCAAAATGTTAAATTTTCTAATTTGAGGATATAATTCACACCAATAGGATACAAATAAGATACAGAGCATAATTAagtatgacagaaaaaaattatttaaagccTAAAATCGTGTTGTCAATAAGCTTAAAAAGTTAACTTCTATTTTCACTTAAATACTATCTGTAAGAGACAACATCAAAAACTGAGTCAACCCATTCATGAGAGGGGGGAGGTGTTTGTAGTCATCGTATATGAAAATATCTTTCTTCATAAACCACCCCTGTTAAAAGATTTGATTTCTCTAAATTGAGTGGtacaaaatgcaaacagtaGTGGAAATGTTTTCCTCCCTCTACCCAAACAGCACACAGGATGGAATTAAATCGAAACGGGTACCTACCCACTAATCCCAAAGTACTGAACTGGTAATCTTAcaccttttgtttttcagtgggCTATGAAACAGTAACTGCCATCTGCACTCAGCAGTCTGTGTTGACAGATTAGCAGGCGAGTCAAagttctgacacacacacagcgcactgtGTGAGCGTATGATGGCGGATGGGGCGTTAATAAGTAGTACCTTGACGTGTGAGTACAGGAGAGGGAGGCAATGAGGACACTTGAGTGATTCCAAACAGACACGGTGTTGATGGTGTTCGGACAGCAGCACTACAGGAAGGAGTCGCACCATTCACGCAGGCAGCCGTAGCAGTCACCCTGCTGCTTCACGTTCGCACCGCATGTGTCCTTCAGCCAGTCCCGAAAGAGCTCCTCATCCTTCTTCAGTACGAGGAACTGTCCCAGAACCACATATgcctgcagggagaggcagaagtGTGGGTGCAAAGTGCAAATCTGGGGCCGGAGCGGAACTCGCACAGACTCACATGACACATGAGAGTACAGAAAGAAAAGTGAAACTAAAAAGTCCTATAACACAACATTACACTTTGAACAATCCCACCTGAATAGTCTTTTTCAGTTAAAATCAATAGGTTTGTAATGTTCCATTGTCACTCTTCTAGTGTACATGCACTGGCTTTTTGGAAACATAgatatggacacacacatacaaatacacatgtgtaaacacacacacacacacacacacacacacttccttacCTTGTCAAAGCCCTTCTCTTCTAGTCTCTTACCCAGCACCTCCCCGATTCCGGCCAGTGCCATGACTGGCTTCTCCCCCATGGGCTCTGCAACAAACTCCTTGTGTTTTTGGGATGTCGAGGACATGGCGGCTTTGTGCGTGTCAGACCTGCTACTTTGCTGTGCCTCTTGGAGCCCCTGGACAGTA comes from Megalops cyprinoides isolate fMegCyp1 chromosome 3, fMegCyp1.pri, whole genome shotgun sequence and encodes:
- the LOC118775234 gene encoding barrier-to-autointegration factor-like; this translates as MSSTSQKHKEFVAEPMGEKPVMALAGIGEVLGKRLEEKGFDKAYVVLGQFLVLKKDEELFRDWLKDTCGANVKQQGDCYGCLREWCDSFL